The following DNA comes from Cryptococcus deuterogattii R265 chromosome 2, complete sequence.
GTCCGCGCAGAAAGCGAGCTCTGTCAGCGCCTCTCATTTTCGTTCTGCTCTTAGTCTGTCTCGTAGACTCCTATCTCAGCAAGGATCAATGTCACCCCAAGGCTCGAGGAATAAGCAAGGAAATCCCGAAGAAGCTACGAGTTTATCCTCCGGTGGAGGTTTGACGACTCAGGAAGTGTTGGCCCTGGTCACTCCCAAGACGAAGAGGTACTCGGACTTCTCTCTGTCCGAAAGTCTAGCTAATAAGCCAGTGAGAGGAAGTCCATTAAGACAGAGCGTTGCCCGTGTAACTTCCAGTACTCCTAAGGGACAGCTTTCACCAGAGGTTACACCGGGACGCTCCGGAGTCATTTCGGCAAACCATAGCACACAGCTTACCCCGACAAAAAGTGCAAAGTTCGTGAATCCCCGGGGAGTTAACCTTGAGCACCCCCAAAGTTCTTCTATCTCGCACAGCAAAAGAAAGCGTAGCGGGgatgcttcttccttcttcgctctaCGTCCTGATACGTCTTCTGTTGGTTGTCCACCAGGGTCAGTGCAGGCGAACAGGGTTAAAGGAGTGGATATGGAGGACGGGCAAAACTCATCATGGTTGCGCCGACTACCTGAATCGCAAACTTCCAAAGTACAGCAGAAGAGAACAAatgcaaagagaagaaggaacaagACGGATTGGACGTTTAGCGAGCACCGTGAggggtgggaagaaggaaaagtatCCTTTGATGAAGTAAGTTGACTCCAGCCTTAGTCCGCATCTACTAATTGAACGATTCAGATAATGATTGAATTATCAGGTTggatggagaagcaagagacAAATCCAGGCGGCTGAAAACATAGGATAATGGGCACTAGATACATTGTAGTCACTACAATGCGGTTTATTAGTGACTACAAAGGTTTGCTAAGTATCACGTAAtccacttcctcatcatATTTTGGCTCTTTTTCCGAAATCCGAGTTGGGTCAATCTCATCGGCTTCGAATCCTTGATGTCTGTAGAAGGACAATGCGGAAGCATTATCTTCATAATTTTGTCAGTCTATCGAGAGAGTAATGAGCGTGACATTTATTACCACATACTTTTGAGGCATGTCAGcatgatcttctccatatTCCTTAGCCGCCCAATGTCTTCTAAAATCCCAATAAGTTTCTTTGCCATGCCCTGCTTTTGCACAGAAGGCTTGAGCTGTAATTCGTAACTTTACGAGTTCAGCTTCTCTGGAAAACATACGGTGGTAGGGACTTACCAATACACGACCTCTGCAGGCTTATCAGAGAGTGTTTCCTCTACGTCAAACCGGAATTCACAGAACCCCAACAGTTCATGTCCTTGAATATTAAACTGCTGTTTTCTTGGAGATCCTTTATCACTTGTACCAATTGGCGTTCCTCCAAGAGCCAGTAAGAATCGCGACGTCGGGTCGaacatttcttcctttttggatATCTCTGTGTAAGGGAAGCTTGAATTTGACTGTCTAATTTGATCAAATCAACAGAAAGAAAAGTCATGACATCGATGAAGCCATACAGATTCCTCATGTTGTCATCTAGTAATCTATACAGCACGTCTTGGCTTTGAAGGGTCAAAGACGAAGGGTATACAAGACAGATTGTATAtctggaagaggaaggcagATTATGGTAATTCAGTGGCGCATTGAGGTTTCCAAGGATTAACACACCTTCGGCCATTAGGAAGCTTGTCAGTTACCGGCAGGTGAGGTGCAAGAATAGCGGGCGATGACTGCTTAGTGATGGTAAGCAAATATGATCAACTTCGATGTGAGCGGACCGGACAGCGTGCGAGAAGAATTCATATcatggtggaggggaaCTGACGGCATTGGATGAGCGTATCTTAGATGTAGCCATTTGCTCTAGAGGGCACTGCAGGAGGACGGAAGACAAGTGGGTGGGTGATGTATTATATTATATACATGAGATGGTATAGCAGCGTAATATTATTTAAAAAATACGAGTAATTATTAAGAACAGTAAGTCGGCCTTTTCCGCAGAGTTGTCGTCATTCATGCTGTTTGTGCTACTTATTACGTACCGTCCATCCTCGCGCTGCATTCATCTCTATATAGTGAATCTTTCCTCCCCAGGCCACTGCACAAATTAATTCGGCCACTATAACTTCCATGGGTGAGTACTTCCACATTTATGGCCCTCTTTATATTGACGCGACCCTGCCTTCAGACCCAGCGATCGCCAGGAGTATGTTCCAGTCTCATCCTGGGTTGAATACTGCTGATCAACTGTTGCATTCCAGATCTCAATGATAAAATGTGAGCCATGGTGGACTCACAGGGATTTTTATAATCTCATTTTCTTTATTAGTTATGACCGCCGCAAAGCTGCCgctcttgagcttgaaaagTAAGCTCTTTTAAAGCAATGCACGTACAAGTGCTCAATTCTCGCCCAGGCAGGTCTTGTCCTCTGACAAGCTCAAGATCTCAGCTATTATCGACCAGCTATGTGCAATGTTAAGCTCAAGCAACTCGGCACTTCATACACGAAATGGTGGTCAGTGCAGAAGTGGCCGCAGTGGTACAGAAGGAGACCAAAGCTGATCCTTCAGCAGGCTTGATAGGATTAGCTGCTACTGCCATTGCTCTTGGGCAAGATGTGGCACCGTATCTGGGTCAAATTATCCCGCCAGTTTTGGCTTGTTTTCAAGACCCAGAAAGTAGATTACGTTACCATGCTTGTGAAAGCCTGTATAACATGTAAGTTCCTCAGTATCTGTCAAGTACGATGTTATATTCATCTTTCTAAGAGCGAAAGTAAGTAAGGGAGAAATACTTGTGCACTTCAATGAAATCTTCGACGCCCTATCTAAATTATCGTCGGACTCTGAAATGTCCGTGAAAAACGGAGCCGAGCTACTCGACCGTCTCATGAAAGACATAGTAGCCGAGGCAGCACCTAGCTATGTCTCCATATATCCTGATAATCGTAACCCCAGCCTTTCTTTGGGGTCCACTGGCAGAAACCGATCATTGACGATGGACTCAAAGAGTCACGATGAATATCAGGATGTGAGGGATGTAGAGCATTTCGAAGATAACAGAGCATTTTCGCTCGAACGATTTATCCCCCTTTTGTCGGAGAGAATCTATGTCATCTCCCCGTTTACGAGGATGCACCTTGTTTCGTGGCTTATGGTCCTTGACTCCATTCCGGATCTCGAGCTTGTTGCTTGGTTACCGGAATTTCTGGATGGTCTCTTGTAAGTTTGGCCAGACTGGGTAGGCCCTCCAGGCTGCTGATAAAGGAACAAATAGAAAATACCTGTCGGACAATAACGTGGATGTTAGGCTTGCTACCGAGAACGTGCTAGCTGAATTCCTTCGCGAAATCAAGTACATCGCTCAGGTTCAATATAAGCAAGCCGAAAGTGAGCGCGCCGCCAAGGAAGCACGCGAGATTGTTGAGAGCAAAAAACGAGAGATTGGACCCAAAGATGGATCAGCCTTCCAAGATGATTCCGAGTccgaagaaggagaagatagaGAGGAGGCTGTTGAAGAACACAActgggaaggggaaggttCAGGTGCATGGGTACCTGGCCAGGGAGTTTTGGTGGATCACGCGGCCATCATGGAAATTATAATACACAATTTATCTTATGATGGTAAGAATGTCCAAATCTTGAGTCAGAGCATTGCGGTCGAGAGCTAAGTTGGTAACTCAGATGAACTGGTACAATCCACAGCTATGGAGTGGATATTGACATTTTTGGAATTTGCCCAGAACACTGTGGTTGCTTTTACTCCTCAAATCGTTCCCGCCATCCTGCCCAATCTGGCATCTTCTCAGTTAGTAGTACTTGCAGCATTGCACTTTATGGAAGCTAAAGCTTACTCAACTGATCAGTTCACAGATAAAGATGGCTGCCTACGACACAAACTCTAGTTTATATCATGTGATCCAGTCCATTGCTCTCCAAGTTCAACACCCACGTTCCCAAACAGAGGGCCCATTTAATACAGCCCCATTAGTTGGCGCGAATTCGTCACTTGCTGGATCGCCGCCTTTATCGCTTACATTCACTTCTGCATCCACCAAGAAAGACCCTATTACCGAAGTGAACGATAGCGCCAGGTCGCCCCCGGCAGCGCCGGTCAGCGATCCTCTTGAGGCTGCGACAGCACCGCCGGCTATTAATTCCACGTCTGCTCCCGTATCAGTGACAGGAGGCACTGCCCAGAGAGGTACGACTTCTAGCATGCTGACGAGCGGTCTTGGACACAAAACCAGACAATCAGCCACTATCTCTTTGCATCAAGTTTCGGAACCAGTCACACCGTCTTCCAACGAGGCGCCGGCCATATCCATTGTAAATCCTGCTAAGGGCACAAAAGTGCAACCCGAATATGCTTCGACTACGGCACCTCCAGTGCAACCCCTTCCGCTaacttcatctctcttATCCCCCAAGGTTCCAGTACagcagatgatggaagaagatcaggATCCATTTGATGTCAAAGAGACTGTAAATGTGTTGACCTTGCAGTTTCTAAGTGATCACGCGGAAACCAGGATCGCGGCTTTAGAATGGTTGTTAATGCTGCACCTTAAAGCGCCTGATAAGGTGAGTGGCGGCGAATCAAGTATCcatcaaaggaaaaggatgaaaagacTAATTTCTTGATAGATTCTGTCCCGGGATAGTGGGACATTCCCGGCGCTCCTGAAGACCCTCTCAGACCCTTCTGAAGACGTTGTGAAACATGACCTTCAACTTTTGGCTCAgatatcctcctcctctgaaGAATCATATTTCACCTCTTTTATGATCAAGGTGTTGGAGCTATTCAGCACGGACAGGCGACTGCTTGAGCAAAGAGGAAGTCTGATCATCAGGCAATTATGTTTACATCTGAACGCAGAAAGAATTTTCAGGACAATTGCAGAAATTTTGGAAAAGGACGATGTGAGTAGTGTAGGAAGCTATCAAAGACTGAGGAGTTGTTGCTCATGAAAGAATCAGGACTTGGAGTTTGCAAGCATGATGGTGGTCAAATTGAACATGATCTTGATAACATCACCGGAGCTGGGAGACTTTAGACGGCGACTGAAGAACCTTGACTCAAGAGTAAACCACTGTTTTTTTGCTGGTACGATCTGTAGATCTAATTTCAATTGTTTTTAGGATGGCCAAATGCTATTCTCATCACTGTATCGTTCCTGGTGTCATAACGCAGTAGCAGCGTTTTCGCTATGTCTTTTAGCGCAAGCTTATGAGCACGCCTCGAACTTGCTTCAAATATTGTGAGTGTCCAACGTTGCATATAAAAGACGAGGGTTTGACCAAAATCTACAGTGCCGATCTCGAACTTACAGTTCAGCTACTTGTTCAAATAGATAAGCTTGTCATGCTCATTGAATCACCAGTCTTCACGTGTATCTATATTCACTCTTTTGTGATGTCTCGTCTGAACGAAGCTGATGGGGCGATTTTCTCCCTCTAGACCTGCGTCTGCAGCTTCTTGAACCCGACAAGTACCCATGGCTTCCAAAATGCCTTTATGGTCTTCTCATGATTCTACCTCAGAGTACGGCGTTCATATCTCTGAGAGCTAGACTGCAAGTCGTTCACTCATCTGGCTATGTACCCACTAACGCGAAAACGTGAGTCGCTATGTTGTCCCAGGACGTGAAGGGTTCTCTAATGCTCAATGATGTTACAGACCATCTACGGCAGCTTTCGGTTCAACTCGATCGAAAATAGGCAAAGATGAGATCAGGTGGCAGGAACTTCTTTCTCGTGAGCACTTAAGTAACCGCCTTCTCCACGGGTTTTTGCTCATTTACCGTATGACACAGATTTTCGCAGCGTTCAAAACCGGCACGAAAAGGCACGCCGCCAACTCAGCCCTACAGACATTGGATCCACTCAGGGGTCTATACAttatccctcttctttccagaaCTATCCTTCAACCACATCTGTGCCTGGTCCATCCGCTGtagtctcttcttcttctactaAAGGTAcaacgaggaagaagactaCGACCTCAACATCCAACTCAAAACAGGGGAGTACAGACATTCGCTCGGGCACATCACCCCTCAATCCGAAAAGAGGGGTGTCCAGTTCAACAAACGGGACTGGTTTAGTGAGCTTGGGGGGCGCTGTGGCCAGTATGAACGCTACGCAGGGTCTTGGTATTAGACCAACGAGCCCAAGCAGGAAAAGGATTCTGGGTGGATTGCGGAAGGGCGGGAGCAGGGATTAGATGCGGTTTGCGATACCATTTTGTGTTAGATACAGAAAAGGAAACACTACGCCGCAGTGACCGCTGTGATAGACTTATTATTCTTCTTATTCTTGTTTAGGATGAACGATGCAGGACTGTAGGGTCGGGATGAGATGGTCTACGTCCACATCTGATTGGCGCGTTGTCGTTCCTGTCGTCGTTTTCATTACCTCCACCACTGCTCGTCGCCCGCGCCGCTCGTGTCTTGTCATGCGTTCGTTGTTCTTGTCTACTTTGCATTTTTACTTCCTGTCTTATTCCCATTTCTATTCCCTTCCTAACCCGCCCCTGTTCTCGccaatcctcttcccctcgtTTCATCCATGTCAGCCTGTACCGCGACTTTTGTCTTCGATTCCGCTCTTCCCCCTCAGCAATACGCCAAGCTCGCACAACCAGATGGTATCATTTATAAACTTATACAACGCCTAGAGGAGAAGCACGGGGGAGATCATTGTGTGCGTACTTGATCTTTCAGTTTCCCTTCGCCGGTCCTCACCTGACCATGTTGTCAGGTACACgtctccatcctcatcacccCTCCAGCGTCGCCAAATCGGTCAATAAAGAAACGTCGGAGCAAAGCTTTTAGATCAGAATATAACTCGGCGTCGACTTTCCTTGCGGCCCTCCCGAAGTTATCTATGATGTTCCCGCCCAGAGGTTCgattcatcatcactggCCGCCGTTCGGCCCTGGTACCGTGTCCTCCGAGGCTCACGCTAAAGACCTCACGAGAAAGCGCAGCGAGGATGTCCGTATATTGGATGGTGTTGTGGGTGGCTTGGAGGTGAGTTCACGGATCATGGATATAGGTTAACGGAGCTAAATGTCACAACTGTGCTATTACGATAGCTTCTCGAGCGCCCTCATCCTAGTCACGggccatctccatcccagACATATATCTCCCTTACGCCAAACACTTCTGCCCCATTACTTGAATACATCTGCACACCCTCAAACGCCATACAAGAGTCTCCTCTACAACGGTATCTGGTGATGGTATCCATGGCGACTAGCGgcccttcgtcttcatATGACGGCGGCAAGGACGTTTCCGCTAATTATAACTGGGACTCCATTTGGGATGGACGGAGTTGGGCGGCACTGGAGCGGGATTgcaaagatggaaatgtAAAGTGCTCTTGCATCATCGCAGGCGTGATTGGGAACGATAACcgggcgaagaagataaaagaaCTGTGTGAAGCTGTGAGAGAAATGCATAAAACCTCGTCGAACGCTAACAATTTCAGGTGGCTGAACATGTTGAGGAAGCGTGGTTCAAGGTACCCTCCACTGTGGACGTAGTTCTCTCAGGGTTTGCCATCGAAGGTAAGAACATCATACATTTCCAGACGAAAACTgagtttcttttttcagCCAATACCTATATTCCCCCGACAGACACGGCCCCCACGATTGCTGAACCTGCCACTGTGCCAACCTCTTTCTCCGCGGCCAACAGACCCGACTTCAGAGTTTTACAGCAAGCACTCTTCCAATCGCAGGGTCGTCCCAACCTCGAGGCTGGCGTTGGCAGCTCATTCAACCCTGCTACTTTATCCAAGATGGATCCTCAACTTATTGCTAGCATGCTGACTGCGATCAAGGCTCAGAACGAGCAGCAAAATGTGGGGGATCAACGATGGAGCCAGGTGCAACAGTTACTGGAGATGCAGCAAAAAGCTATCGCTGCGAAAGCTGCACAAAGTCGAGGAAAAAATGGCCAAGGAGAAACTGTTATGGCTGCGATTCAGCAACAGCGGGCGCAACAGGCTCAAGCATCAGGTCAGCCAACGCAAGCCCATCCTATCCAATCAAGATCTCAGACCATTTGGTCAGGTGCAATTGTCTGGGGAGCCCCAGCAGCTAGCGGATCGAGTGCTTCCGGTGAGCATTGgcaattttttttttcatttcgGGCGAGGCACTTTCATTGACATAAGAAACAAGGTTCTGTAGGTGTTGAGGCACAACTGTTCAGCGGCACTCCCGATTCAGTCATGGTATCCCATTGGCCCAAAGGTATGTTATAAACTAGCAAAACGTCGATGCTTATTCACTCTCTGCCATTAGAGCTTCTTTTACGAAATCTTGCCATTATTCACCTCCCTTCTCTGACGGAATATGCCAAAGAACATTCCTGCCCCATCGTTGCATTTATACCCAGCAGCAAAACGCCCACTGGCTCAACCCCCAATTCGGCTATGACCCATTACAATCAACTTAGCACGAGTCTTAACGTGAAAAGCAATATGGTGgtcattccatttccttccgTTGGATCTGATCGGGGGCTTCTAATCTTTTCCGCTCCTGTAGGCGGAGCCTCATCAGGCAGAGGTTTTAGATTAATGGGGATAGTGTGTGTCGTAAGTGATCCATTTGCGTTCCGCAATTGAAGTACTCTGATCAGTGAGTAGCATGtatccttccctcccctgCAAATGGTGAATCCTCGTGCCGCCCCCACTACTTTGGATCCTCGGCGTGCCTCTGCACCTGTCAATCCTTCTACGTTGCAACATCCGCCCACTGGGACATCTCAGAACCAACAGTTccgtccttctcccattttACAGCAAAATTTGGTCAATCAGTTCAACCAAGGGCAGAGCCAAGGGCAAGCAACGCCAGCGGCTCAATTTGCAGCGTTGATGCAGCAACAAGCTCAAACTCAGTCTCGGTTATTACAACCTCAGCCACCCCAAATAACTCCGCAAGGACAGAATCCGCCGATCAGCTCATCGTTACCCCCTGCTCACAATACAACTCGAGGTATCACCATCCAGCAATATCAACAGATCCTATCACATGCCCAGAAACTGGGCATTGTACTTCCTGCTTTTGACTACACTAGTATACCGCAAGAAAAGTTGCAAACCCTCATTAACGGGTTGAAAATGGCTGAGATGAAGCAGCGTCAGCACGCGCAAGCGCAGgctcaacagcagcagcagcagcagcaacaacaaatacAAGCGCAAATGGCTCAAATGCAGCAAATGATGGCGCAGCAGTCCCAGGGCGGGCAGGGAGCTTCTGGTGGGGGGATAGGGTTACGAAATTTCCAACCGGGACCGTAGTGTCGATATTTTGGAGAGAGATTCTCGAGAAACAAGACTGCATCTCAGTCAaaaggggaggggaagaatcTTTAGGATGAAAATGAGCTATACATATTTCTAATGTTGTGGATATCTCATTTTTCATATCTCAGCATCATTAGATTGTACCACTTTGTACACATATCGAATATCACCATTGTAGAGCCCCACCATCTGCACTTTCTCACGGTTTAGAGACATTTTGATATCCTACCAAAGTGATATCTTGCAGCTCCAACTGTCTTGTTTTGCTCCTATAATAAAGTCAAAAGAAACCGTGATATCTATCAGCAACCGGATTCTACGAATTATTTTTCACTTTGTCATTATCATCTTTGTCCTTATCATGATCAAATAAAGGTGAGATTAATGAATTGGGACGATACGCATATTGGCCTGGTACAGATCGACACTACTATTAACATGAGTGTGTATATAAATCAATTATCGAGTATGGTTGAGTACTAATTTCAACCTTGAGTGTTATCGGGCCTCCTTCATGCCATCCCCCGAATCCTGCCTTCGCTTCTGGCGGGaccaatcttcatccactttACACTTCCTCCGTTTGCGACGACTTCTTCAatttctccttcctgctCATCAGCTTCCAATCTTTCTCTGACAATTTTGACTAGGCTTCGACTCTCAAATGCTGGCACGTCCACATCTCTAGTGCCAACAGTCACATGCAGATATGTTCTCGTGGTCTGTGGTAACACGCTATCCAGATCGGGACATACAGATGGCGAAACAGCGCCGTCTTCTGCAGAACTGGCCATGGGAGACAAGCCAGAAAGGCAAAATGCCATAGTACGATCATCCCATACAAGATGGgtgagagaaaaagaatagAGCGGGGAATACTTGGAAGTGGCGATAGATTTGCAAGTCTCCCACAGAATCTCTTCTGGTCCAGGAGACTGAACAAGTTCTGAATCATCCTTGCTCTCGCATGCTCCAGTCCTACTTCTCGCTTCCATCTCAGCCTTTACGTTATTCTCGTGCGACAGAGTTACGTGTGGTTTTGCAGTAATCCTCCCACGCTTATATAACTCGTCCAAGAATAACCAAGCGCTTTGACCTTTTTCAGTATCTCTAAAGGGTCCGATAGCTTTGGAGGTAAGTTCGTAAAGGTTTATTTCTGGAGCCACAGCAAAGTAACGGGTAGATTTGCCATGCCGAGCTGCGGGATGATATGGCGTAGTCGGCTTGTACAGGCTTGCGGCTTCAAGACCTTGATTGATCACATCTTCTGATGGCGTCATTAAACCAAGAGATTTCACGAGACCTTGTACAACCTTCGTTAACGTAACCTCGACGCTGTCCATCACATTGACGCTGATGATGTCCTCAAAGACGGCAGGATCAGGTGGTGTATAGTCTCTGATGAACTTTCCTACCACGGCCTCGTGTTCCGCGTCAAGGGTAGGATCGGGTCTCAGAGTCTGATGGTTTTCTCCACGGGCGACTACTCGATCAGAAAGGATGCGAAGAAGGCGGTAGTACGGGAAAGTGTCCAGGTCCCAAGTGATACAGATAAGACGGGTATCGAACTTTTGAAGTTTCCTGTCTTCTGCGATCTTGGCGAGTTCATCGTAATGCTTGGGGATGTGGTTACACCTGTCTGCAAAAACGATGTCGTTTGTGACAAGGAGATCGGTCACATTTTTGATGAAAGTAGGTGCGGTCCTTTTGGTGGTAATGTCATCGCTCTGCGTATGGGCCAAACCAAATATTTTAGAGAGGGTAACACCCAATAATGTTTTACCTATAGGGAGATTAGATTCGTCTCTTGTCGTTTGAAAAACGAAATCTTACCGCAACCAGGAATGGCGGCAGGTACTACGATCCACTTTCTCGGTAATCCATCCCGATTACCAGTCCTTTGCTCCTTGTCAATCTTACCCGCCCTCGCGTCATCCCACTGTTTtttgccatcttcttcggccCATTTCAAAAACCTTTCTCGGACTCTGATTACCCCACGGTTATAGTCCTCAAATAGTTCGGgctctttctccatcatttTGCCTACCCATGTCGAGTAAACTTTAACCTCTGGCCTTTTCGCACGAACGCGTACTTTTTTCCaaatttcttctcttttttggGTGTTAGTGCTCTCCAACAGGGGAAGCATGACACGGGTTATCTCGCGGAACTGGCGATAGAGAAGGTACGGTTCTTCAAATTTGACTTTGAAGAAAAACGGGGAGTTGGCCCGGTATGGAGGAGCGCCCTGGATCATGCCATCTTGGCCACTTTTAACCGTAGAGCGAACTACAAAACCTTCAATCATTTCGCCTTCCCAGGTGCCGCTTTGTGCAAGATCGGTTGTGAACGACCTGACTTGCTCGAGGGATTCAAGCTGGATATATTTGGTCTGAATGAATCCAAACTCTTTAGCAAAGGCCGCTACATCGGATGGAGAGCAGGTAGAGAAGTGTGGGGTGTTTGAATTGAGGCCATGGAGGTGAAGTCCAGTCCAGTGCTCAGGAGTAGCTATCACGTGCTCTTCAAAGGAATCGTCACAAAGCTAGATGTGTTTAGCCCTAATTTGATGAAATAAAG
Coding sequences within:
- a CDS encoding vacuole morphology and inheritance protein 14, coding for MGEYFHIYGPLYIDATLPSDPAIARNLNDKIYDRRKAAALELEKQVLSSDKLKISAIIDQLCAMLSSSNSALHTRNGGLIGLAATAIALGQDVAPYLGQIIPPVLACFQDPESRLRYHACESLYNIAKVSKGEILVHFNEIFDALSKLSSDSEMSVKNGAELLDRLMKDIVAEAAPSYVSIYPDNRNPSLSLGSTGRNRSLTMDSKSHDEYQDVRDVEHFEDNRAFSLERFIPLLSERIYVISPFTRMHLVSWLMVLDSIPDLELVAWLPEFLDGLLKYLSDNNVDVRLATENVLAEFLREIKYIAQVQYKQAESERAAKEAREIVESKKREIGPKDGSAFQDDSESEEGEDREEAVEEHNWEGEGSGAWVPGQGVLVDHAAIMEIIIHNLSYDDELVQSTAMEWILTFLEFAQNTVVAFTPQIVPAILPNLASSHSQIKMAAYDTNSSLYHVIQSIALQVQHPRSQTEGPFNTAPLVGANSSLAGSPPLSLTFTSASTKKDPITEVNDSARSPPAAPVSDPLEAATAPPAINSTSAPVSVTGGTAQRGTTSSMLTSGLGHKTRQSATISLHQVSEPVTPSSNEAPAISIVNPAKGTKVQPEYASTTAPPVQPLPLTSSLLSPKVPVQQMMEEDQDPFDVKETVNVLTLQFLSDHAETRIAALEWLLMLHLKAPDKILSRDSGTFPALLKTLSDPSEDVVKHDLQLLAQISSSSEESYFTSFMIKVLELFSTDRRLLEQRGSLIIRQLCLHLNAERIFRTIAEILEKDDDLEFASMMVVKLNMILITSPELGDFRRRLKNLDSRDGQMLFSSLYRSWCHNAVAAFSLCLLAQAYEHASNLLQIFADLELTVQLLVQIDKLVMLIESPVFTYLRLQLLEPDKYPWLPKCLYGLLMILPQSTAFISLRARLQVVHSSGYVPTNAKTPSTAAFGSTRSKIGKDEIRWQELLSHFRSVQNRHEKARRQLSPTDIGSTQGSIHYPSSFQNYPSTTSVPGPSAVVSSSSTKGTTRKKTTTSTSNSKQGSTDIRSGTSPLNPKRGVSSSTNGTGLVSLGGAVASMNATQGLGIRPTSPSRKRILGGLRKGGSRD
- a CDS encoding tRNA ligase gives rise to the protein MSPAQPQPQSQPSSYASKHPESTSHLLNALRNLHVTDPKAIRTTVHRYPAALYTHGQNDHARDRLITSWKMTEHMYFKKSLVFPTLARGLFTEEVLEGDPVPPLGECSDQARSDPNTLKERIVLRGYDKFFNIGEVPWTEWDAMKQHTQGPYYLTLKSNGCLILISALSPTHLIVASKHSLGTTTTTEGVDLPGTEKPVNKEKPAQECEKSALGPEISQICTISSFPPTVRSLDEPFKDLTLEQSQASQSVSKNALKKAEKAALKHAQKQKNQGKSGNSAQSIAAEEKKEIKEHEEAQQHAEVGRRWLKRTLESSGKTEEELAQKLWEKNLTAVLELCDDSFEEHVIATPEHWTGLHLHGLNSNTPHFSTCSPSDVAAFAKEFGFIQTKYIQLESLEQVRSFTTDLAQSGTWEGEMIEGFVVRSTVKSGQDGMIQGAPPYRANSPFFFKVKFEEPYLLYRQFREITRVMLPLLESTNTQKREEIWKKVRVRAKRPEVKVYSTWVGKMMEKEPELFEDYNRGVIRVRERFLKWAEEDGKKQWDDARAGKIDKEQRTGNRDGLPRKWIVVPAAIPGCGKTLLGVTLSKIFGLAHTQSDDITTKRTAPTFIKNVTDLLVTNDIVFADRCNHIPKHYDELAKIAEDRKLQKFDTRLICITWDLDTFPYYRLLRILSDRVVARGENHQTLRPDPTLDAEHEAVVGKFIRDYTPPDPAVFEDIISVNVMDSVEVTLTKVVQGLVKSLGLMTPSEDVINQGLEAASLYKPTTPYHPAARHGKSTRYFAVAPEINLYELTSKAIGPFRDTEKGQSAWLFLDELYKRGRITAKPHVTLSHENNVKAEMEARSRTGACESKDDSELVQSPGPEEILWETCKSIATSKYSPLYSFSLTHLVWDDRTMAFCLSGLSPMASSAEDGAVSPSVCPDLDSVLPQTTRTYLHVTVGTRDVDVPAFESRSLVKIVRERLEADEQEGEIEEVVANGGSVKWMKIGPARSEGRIRGMA